From Diceros bicornis minor isolate mBicDic1 chromosome 16, mDicBic1.mat.cur, whole genome shotgun sequence, one genomic window encodes:
- the MEX3C gene encoding RNA-binding E3 ubiquitin-protein ligase MEX3C has protein sequence MPSGSSAALALAAAPAPLPQPPPPPPPLPPPAGGPELEGDGLLLRERLAALGLDDPSPAEPGAPALRAAAAAAQGQARRAAGLSPEERAPPGRPGAPEAAELELEEDEEEGEEAELDGDLLEEEELEEAEEEDRPSLLLLSPPAAAASQTQPIPGGSLGSVLMPAAGFDAREAAAAAAAAGVLYGGDDAQGMMAAMLSHAYGPGGCGAAAAALNGEQAALLRRKSVNTTECVPVPSSEHVAEIVGRQGCKIKALRAKTNTYIKTPVRGEEPIFVVTGRKEDVAMAKREILSAAEHFSMIRASRNKNGPALGGLSCSPNLPGQTTVQVRVPYRVVGLVVGPKGATIKRIQQQTHTYIVTPSRDKEPVFEVTGMPENVDRAREEIEMHIAMRTGNYIELNEENDFHYNGTDVSFEGGTLGSAWLSSNPVPPSRARMISNYRNDSSSSLGSGSTDSYFGSNRLADFSPTSPFSTGNFWFGDTLPSVGSEDLAVDSPAFDSLPTSTQTIWTPFEPVNPLSGFGSDPSSNMKTQRRGSQPSTPRLSPTFPESIEHPLARRVRSDPPSTGNHVGLPIYIPAFSNGTNSYSSSNGGSTSSSPPESRRKHDCVICFENEVIAALVPCGHNLFCMECANKICEKRTPSCPVCQTAVTQAIQIHS, from the exons ATGCCGAGCGGCAGCTCCGCGGCCCTGGCCCTGGCGGCGGCCCCGGCCCCCCTGCCGcagccgcccccgccgccgccgccgctgccgccgcccgcGGGGGGCCCGGAGCTCGAGGGGGACGGGCTCCTGCTGAGGGAGCGCCTGGCCGCGCTAGGCCTCGACGACCCCAGCCCGGCGGAGCCTGGCGCCCCGGCGCTtcgggccgcggcggcggcggcgcaggGCCAGGCCCGGCGGGCGGCGGGGCTGTCTCCGGAGGAACGGGCTCCGCCCGGCCGGCCTGGGGCCCCGGAGGCGGCCgagctggagctggaggaggacgaggaggagggggaggaagcgGAGCTGGACGGAGACCTGctggaagaggaggagctggaggaggcagaggaggaggaccGGCCGTCGCTGCTGCTGCTGTCGCCGCCCGCGGCCGCCGCCTCCCAGACCCAGCCGATCCCAGGCGGGTCCCTGGGGTCGGTGCTGATGCCCGCCGCCGGCTTCGATGCCCGGGAGGCGGccgcggcggccgcggcggcggGGGTGCTCTACGGAGGGGACGATGCCCAGGGCATGATGGCGGCGATGCTGTCCCACGCCTACGGCCCCGGCGGCTGCGGGGCTGCAGCGGCCGCCCTGAACGGGGAGCAGGCTGCCCTGCTCCGGAGGAAGAGCGTCAACACCACCGAGTGCGTCCCGGTGCCCAGCTCCGAGCACGTCGCCGAGATTGTCGGTCGCCAGG GTTGTAAAATTAAAGCACTGAGAGCCAAGACAAACACGTACATCAAGACACCCGTTCGTGGTGAAGAGCCCATTTTTGTTGTCACTGGACGGAAAGAAGATGTTGCCATGGCCAAAAGAGAGATCCTCTCAGCTGCAGAGCACTTCTCTATGATTCGTGCATCTCGAAACAAAAATGGCCCTGCCCTGGGAGGGTTGTCATGTAGTCCTAATCTGCCTGGTCAAACCACCGTTCAAGTCAGGGTCCCCTATCGTGTGGTAGGATTGGTAGTTGGACCCAAAGGAGCAACTATAAAAAGAATACAGCAGCAGACCCACACATACATAGTAACTCCGAGCAGAGATAAGGAGCCTGTCTTTGAAGTGACAGGGATGCCTGAAAATGTTGACCgagcaagagaagaaatagaaatgcaTATTGCCATGCGTACGGGAAACTATATTGAGCTCAATGAAGAGAATGATTTCCATTACAACGGTACCGATGTTAGCTTTGAAGGTGGCACTCTTGGCTCTGCGTGGCTCTCCTCCAATCCGGTTCCTCCTAGCCGCGCAAGAATGATATCCAATTATCGAAATGATAGTTCCAGTTCTCTGGGAAGTGGTTCCACAGATTCCTACTTCGGAAGCAATAGGCTGGCTGACTTTAGTCCAACAAGCCCATTTAGCACAGGAAACTTTTGGTTTGGAGATACACTACCATCTGTAGGCTCAGAAGATCTTGCAGTTGATTCTCCTGCCTTTGACTCTTTACCAACATCCACTCAAACTATCTGGACTCCCTTTGAACCAGTTAACCCACTCTCTGGCTTTGGGAGTGACCCTTCTAGTAACATGAAGACTCAGCGTAGAGGAAGTCAGCCATCTACTCCTCGTCTGTCTCCTACATTTCCTGAGAGCATTGAACACCCACTTGCTCGGAGGGTTAGGAGCGACCCACCTAGTACAGGCAACCATGTTGGCCTTCCAATATACATCCCTGCTTTTTCTAATGGTACCAATAGTTACTCCTCTTCCAATGGTGGTTCCACCTCTAGCTCACCTCCAGAATCAAGACGAAAGCACGACTGTGTGATTTGCTTTGAGAATGAAGTTATTGCTGCCCTAGTTCCATGTGGCCACAACCTCTTCTGCATGGAATGTGCCAACAAGATCTGTGAAAAGAGAACGCCATCATGTCCCGTTTGCCAGACAGCTGTTACTCAGGCAATCCAAATTCACtcttaa